A genomic window from Atribacterota bacterium includes:
- a CDS encoding peptidoglycan DD-metalloendopeptidase family protein, translated as MKIFYRILPKKYSIIIFFLMLFIWFIFFIFIGFSIAEEQEINIQQQQQKLNEIEQRKKDIEKEIERLKQEKVDYQKSLQKIQDLLSTAEKELQVAKNTYENTLKEITKLEEELNIEQNKLDLQMIILKNRLKKFYKYNNISYLAILINSKDFSQFLNRYRYLKQILENDSDIIKQVKEQVDLVKKQRDSFYNKKEITRMLEQEIAKEKENIEMSMEAKNKYLVKIEEERKKQLAVLEELEKSSAQIKEIIDTAYLEMEKARTAQQQAQPQQRITTSRKEPTLQPKKGIFHLPVSGSIISNFGQQKQPDLNAYVFNSGIDISASLGEPVRAASFGSVIYIGNVKGYGDLIILDHGGNVVTLYAHLSKVLIKLNDQVSRGQIIGQIGTSGGVPSPRLHFEVRVEGKPANPFDWL; from the coding sequence ATGAAAATATTTTATAGGATCCTGCCAAAAAAATATTCTATAATAATATTTTTTTTAATGTTATTTATCTGGTTCATTTTTTTTATTTTTATAGGATTTAGTATTGCTGAGGAACAAGAAATAAATATTCAACAACAGCAGCAAAAATTAAATGAAATAGAACAACGTAAAAAGGATATAGAGAAAGAAATAGAACGATTAAAACAGGAAAAAGTAGATTATCAGAAATCTTTACAAAAAATTCAGGATTTACTTAGCACTGCTGAAAAGGAATTACAGGTAGCTAAAAATACTTATGAAAACACTTTAAAAGAAATAACAAAACTAGAAGAGGAATTAAATATTGAACAGAACAAACTTGACTTACAGATGATTATTTTAAAAAATAGATTGAAAAAATTTTATAAATATAATAACATTTCATATCTAGCTATTTTGATAAATAGTAAAGATTTTTCACAATTCTTAAATCGATATCGCTATCTTAAACAGATATTAGAAAATGACTCTGATATAATAAAACAGGTGAAAGAACAGGTTGATTTAGTGAAGAAGCAAAGGGATAGTTTTTATAATAAAAAGGAAATTACCAGAATGTTGGAACAGGAGATAGCAAAAGAAAAAGAGAATATTGAAATGTCCATGGAGGCTAAAAATAAATACCTAGTAAAAATTGAAGAGGAAAGGAAAAAACAATTAGCTGTTCTGGAAGAATTAGAAAAATCTTCAGCCCAAATTAAAGAAATTATTGATACTGCCTATCTGGAAATGGAAAAAGCCAGAACAGCTCAACAACAAGCTCAACCTCAACAAAGAATTACAACATCCAGGAAAGAGCCTACTTTACAACCAAAAAAGGGTATATTTCACCTCCCTGTTAGTGGATCAATAATTTCCAATTTTGGTCAACAGAAACAACCGGATTTAAATGCTTATGTCTTCAATTCTGGTATTGATATCAGTGCTTCATTAGGTGAACCAGTACGTGCTGCCAGTTTTGGTAGTGTAATTTATATCGGTAATGTTAAAGGCTATGGTGATTTAATAATCCTGGATCATGGTGGTAATGTAGTGACTTTATATGCACATTTATCTAAGGTATTGATTAAATTGAATGACCAGGTGTCAAGAGGACAAATTATTGGTCAGATTGGTACCAGCGGAGGTGTTCCCTCACCAAGATTACACTTTGAAGTAAGGGTGGAGGGAAAGCCTGCTAATCCCTTTGATTGGCTTTAA